A region of the Cyprinus carpio isolate SPL01 chromosome A14, ASM1834038v1, whole genome shotgun sequence genome:
CCTTAGCACTACAGTGATCACATCTTCTGTACTCAAAGTAGACTGACTTTCGGAATTATTTACTTAACAGCAATCAATCACCTGCAGTTTTGATTAAGTTTCTTCGCCATGTGTGTTTAATGTAATTACATCAAATTTCAGGCCATGTTATTTACCACTCCCACACGGATCAAGGCTGTAATTCCTTCCCTTCCTTCCCTTTATCAAATATGAAATACAGAGGATTAGTAACCAGATTCAAGCACATTAAATCGTTAAAGCACtggaagcaaaacaaaacaataaattactAGTTACACCCGTGGGTAAGgtgtggctctttttttttcccccgctGAAGTTTACACGGTCTTACCTCAGGTGTGTCAACCAACATGACAACCCAGCATACTCCTGTGCCAACAGAAGTGTGTGCATGGCCAATATCAAATGAGTAAATTCTCATCCTgtcacaagaaaaagaaaaactgcaatACAGAACAGATAACCATGTCTGAACCGCTTATGCTCCCAATAATTTTCTTTAGTTAGAGCAATTTCAGAACTTAAAGCCTAGACTTTGGCAACAGATGCTTGAAAATAAATATCCGTGGTAAAGATTCAGACTTCATATCTAAAGTGATTTGCAGTACATTCAAGCATGTTTTCATATCAcatgtaaatattacatatttatgcattccctgggaatcagaTGCATGACGTTAATAATATTGCAACAGACCAGGATGCATTTCATggaattaaaattaagaaattgcTGGACatttaacatgaataaaaagataataaatacattgagctaactttattttttataataaattaacaattttgaaatggaaataaacaTGCAAAGTGTTTTGTATGAAGACTTCAGGGTGcagaatgagaagaaaaaaaaaaaaaaaaaagacctgcccatctaaattttaaattatcCTCAATCTTCCACAGGATTCCTTCGGTCCATATTGGGTGTTAAAACACACTCATGGGATACGTGAGCTGAGGCGCCCTCTAGtggattttagttttattttttttccccaaaatgccaAAGTCAAAATATGCAAACATTCCCTTAATTAAATGGCTGAGACACCATTTTGTTTCCAGAGTTTCAATAATTTCCAGATTCGAGGACAGCATCATAATTTAAATGCTTTCTCTAAAATCGCAGATCCCAGGAGAGTCGGGTACTGTGGAAAAACACTTTCCTGGAACATTAAAACCAGTACTACCAAATTAAAAGCCAATTTTATACTTTCAACTTTGTTAGAAGCTTGCAAAATTGTACCATTAACCATTGATAAAACACTTTATAAGTGTTACTGAAGTGTAACATGCTTAAgcatgttcctgtggctcagtggttgaGCATTGGTTAGcaacgcaaaaggttgtgggttcaattcccaggagaacacgttaggtaaaaaaaaacaaacaaaaaaaaaattgttagcctgaatgcactgtaagtggcgtctgttaaatgcataaatgtaagcaTGACAAACACAATTTGCCAGTAAAACTCACAACAGAACCGTCTCTTAACAACACTCTTCacaaattaataaacacattCAAAGTGGGATTgtggaaaaaaagttttattttctcaaCTTAAGTCTTTCTTTCACCACAGCTCGAAGCCTCGTACATGGGATTTGCAAACAATTTTCATGTCCATTGATTCTTATGATAAATACTGGGCGCAAGATGTTCTCACTTGAAAATCTTGCCCTGGTTGAAAGGTTTGCCTACATGTTTGAATTCACCCTCCCACGCAAAGTACTCCTTCACCATGGTCTTGCACTCCTCACTGTCCACATCCAGCTTGCGCCAAGTGTATGACTCATAGTCAATCTGCCAATCCTCGCTCAGCTGAGGAgagataagaaagaaaaaaaaaccctttaaatcaTTCTCACTGAGGGGGGGTAAAAATTGCTCAACATCTGTACTTGAAACAATGCCAGTAAAAGTAATgcttgaaatgttacattttgtttgtAGTTGCATGCTATTAACtgcaaacaaaaatgatttctaCTGTTAACTTCTCAAAATCAAAACAAGCCAACTAaccatatcaaaaaaaaaaaaaaaaaaaaaaaaaaaaaaaaaaaacaacaactcaatgGATTGAATGGACAAATGGAAAGAAAATCAAAAGCAGCTAGTCAATTAGTCTGGCTATCCCATGGCACAGGTAAAACCttgatgtaatgttttaaaaaaaattcatagaaCAGAGAAACAACATCTATATTTCACATTGGACATCAAGGGTGGTGTTTGACAACCAAACAGTACCAACCGTAATCACACAAcagtaatacataaatacatgacagtgaaagtgaccatgaataaaataatattatattgcaATTCTGACACTGAACCCGTTTTCTTCTTTGCATTAATGTTCACTACATTAGAATTATAACAcaatcatcaacaacaaaaaacacataaaatgttttctgattGGAATCAGCATCAACAAAAGATACAGGAAATGTTTTCCACATCAGAGAACATATGCATGTGACATGCTGGTTATTATTTACCAACActagaatatatgaaaaaaaaaaaaaatcaagactttgGGCTTTCAGGTTATTCACTTGTGAAACCCTGCTGCATTTGTTATTGCTTTCAGTTTGATCACTACAGCCGTGTTGAGATGGAAAGATTGTTCGGTTATTCATTGGTCATATTTGGCCAAGACTCAAAGCAGCTAATGTTTCTTTCACTCAGTGCTTTGTCCAAATATAAGGCCCTGGAGATAAGCTTTCACCAAGAGCCTTGGAATAAATCTAATCTGGCTGGcagtttttgaaatgttatttagtCAACGTGATTCATTCGTTTTAAAAACTCTGCAAACCACATTAAGTGCATTAGCTGTACTGTACATAACATGAGGAAAAACTGATTTAGTTTGgctataactataaaaaaaaaaaaaaaaaaaaaaaaaaaaaattgcttttcttTTGATGTTAACATTCAGTTAATTccgaaaaaaatacaaatcacttCCAGAACTGTTAAAACTTGTAAAACAAGCTTCTAAAGAGAGGAAGCTTTGGTTTTCACCCACAGTATCAAATGTTAGTTTAAAATCAAATTACAATTATGGTCACCACCACAGTAAACTAATGGCACTTAGCTTGGGAAACACTACACAATTTGGCATCTGTGATTATTAGAATCCCTTATCTTTCATATCCATTTTACATAAGATCCATAAGTCTATCTATAAACATACACAGACACGAAACAGGGGTTATGGGTACATGTAATCACTCACAGTAAATGCAAGCTCCTGGCCTCTGAAGACCCAGATACCAGAGATGCAGCTGTCATTGTTCGTGCCAAAGAGGATGACACTGGCGAAGGCGTTTTTACGCAGTTTGTCGAGTCGTTGGAACATTCCTGAGGAAAAGAGCGAGAGTGTACTTGTACATACTATGGAAAAACTATTTAGTGCTACACACTTGCGCAAGTAGTAcatgctaaaatgtaaaaattacacaGCTGGCATtttgtttagagagagagagagatacatataTTAAGTCAATGTAACCCCACCGTACCTGTGATAAGATTACAGCTCATGAAGGACATGGTCAGCTCTTCAGGGAAGCGGTACTCAGCATACCAAATTGAGAAGCCCTCGCGATCAAAGTGATCCCAGAAGTAAGGCAACGCCACGGCCAGGGTGTCCTCATTGGAGTATTTCCTCTTGAACTCATCCATGACAAAAGAACTAGTAACAACAGGACAAAGCCAGACTGATTAGAGCGTGTACAAACTCAAAATGTAGCTATTTCTAAAGTGAAGGTGTATCAAGTACCTTTTTGGAAGGTGAGCAAATGGGTCCTTGGCTTTCGGCTCAGAAGCCAATACAGCCTCGCATTCGTCCATCTCCTCCTCAGCAGGGGCAGCTTTCTTTTCctcctttttcttctcttttttctcctGCTGCTGAGGTTGTTGTTGCTGCTTGCCTCCTTCCTTGCCACTCTTCTCCTTCTTGGCAGGAGCCTCCTTCTTCGGCTGCATCTCAGCAAACTTCTTAGCTAGAGAAATgaccattttaaataaaagcacacTTATACTCGCACTAAATATTGAAAAGTTATTAACCGCCAAGAACTGCTCTGCAATTATTTATGCTTCTATAAGGCATATGAGCATCATGTAAGTTTATAACGTCtctaaagactaaaaaaaaacaaaaaaacaaccacatttcTACTCACACTTCAACTTCAATAATGCCAAGATATTGTGTTTATTGTCAGTTTAGGGTTAGTTCTAAACTGATACAACAATATCTGTGTGTTATTTTGGAAGTAGAAGTGTGCAGTGCTTCAGTTTATTTTTGCCTGTGGTTCTACTGGCTTCACTATCACAGCATCATCTGTGTTAAAAAAccttgaagaagaaaaaaaacaaaaaaaaaaaaaaaaaaaacgaggtaACAACACAATCCAAACAAATCTGAGCCGACATGAACACCTGGAGGATCTCCATGGTTAGTGTCAGAAGAGTGACTGTATAACCTGGTGATCTCCAGCATATGAGCATTCAagataatatttgaatattacaaaCTGTGGACTTAATTGAGGAACACACTACAATTAGAATCCTAATTAAATTCCCAATTATCTTGAGGGTTCTACAGATTATCACATTTTCCTGTAAAAATAGGGGCCGAAATAATCTCAAATTGTAAATATCCAACATGTTGAAAATGCACACGCACTCTGTAGACTGTCACGTGGAAGAAAACGATTCCCAAGCAGAAAGTGAGCTAACGGAAGCACTGCTCTCTTCCAGTTCACAGTGTAACATGAAGTCCACGTTCacttttttcagcaaattttaggGAAAAAGTAATCcaaatacatgcatgcatttcTTCTAGCCTGTCATCCGTTTACTCTAGAAGTTATGTTTGACCATGGGAGATTTTTCAAGATTTCCCCGTTAGTGTGAGGTGTGCTGTCTTGGTCACATCGCGGCACTCCAGACACTAGTTACATCTACCATTTAGAAATCATTGTGTGTGTGGTCTCTTACTTCTTGAAAATctgaaatgattattaaaatcttTTAGTGTGGGCCAGcctttaaatatactaaatataataatttaataatagttttctgTAAATGGGAAAACACTATGTCTagcaaaatattgtaaatgtattccAAGTTGCTTTAATATGTACATTCAGTTGCATCCTTTTATAGGGTTTGTCAATATTTTAACTATCTATAAACTATGGATTAAGGAAACATCTTTGGTTGTGCTTGATATCATTGTGCTGATAATCCTGAAATCAGTCCGATCTTCTGCACTTCAATTCAAGTTCAAGCTGAAGTGCAGAAACTTCATAGCGAGAAGGTTTGAGAAACGTACCATCAAACTGAGCCATTTTCTCACAGAGCTTGACCTCGCCCAAAACAGCCTTAAACTGAGGTTGGTTGACACAGGTCAAAAACCAGCGAGAGACGTTGGGGTAGGGCTGACGGAAAGCAGGCTCAAGAACCTAGAAGGAGATAGACAATATAACATCAGCAAACATGAAACGTACAGATTACACACTCAACTGAAGACCAGGTAAATATCTGAATAAAACACCTAACTACCAATTTCAGCTTAGTCAAGAATGgtattaactaatatatatatatatatatatatatgagactgAAACTCATTGGTTCATACAGAAAACCAAACGTGCTGCACAACACACAAGAACGAATCTCATTGGTTCACACAAAGCACACGCTTGAGCTTCCGCTTGCCTTAACTGATGTGTGCACTGATTCATGCTTGCATGGGAACcgctcaattcatatggattagttttacaatctctttatgaacttttcGAAGCTACAAAGTGGTAGATGCATAGActgtcaatggagggacagaaacaattttataaaaaaaaatcttcatttgtgttctgaacgaaagtcttgcgggtttggaacgataagaggctgagtaaattttcctttttgaactgaaatatccctttaataataataataataataataataataataacaacaacaacaataacaacaacaggaaagcctaaaaaaaaatgctatcttTTAGAATTAAATCTTTGTCATATCCCTTTATGTTATTGCTAGATGAGGGCAAAAGTAATAAAGAAATATACATCAGACATTTtatactgaaaatgaaaaagcaaTGATTTTGGATGAACCAGTATGGACCAGTTTTGTTGAGACTACGGCTCAGATTTACACGGCACCCTGCAGACTCACCTGTTTGTAGAGCCAGAGCAGAGAGCAGACAACAGTGATGTCAGCCAGGCTGACTCTCTCCCCAACCAGGAAAGTGCGAGTGTTTAAGTGCTGATTGAGGATGGCGAGGACACGTTTCACCTCTTCCTTAGCCTGTTCTGTGGCCTACATATGAGAGAGAGTACAGTCTTACAAAACATTCAATCCCTGACAGACTAAATCATTACACTAATATATTCAAAGCTAACCTGTTTGTTGAACTGCATGATACCCAAGGTGGGGAACACCCAGGCACTAGCTGGAGGGATGATCTCAGAGTCAGCAAAACTGACCCACTGCAGCACCTGGGCACTGGCCTGAGGAGTGCTGCCACGGAGGGCATCATTGCTCACTGTCAGGAGGAAACGATGGCATTAAAGGTGTGTAATAAAACACAAAGCATTTTTCAAAGCATCACAATAGTTCATCTACGAGCCTATTGACACTTGGCCACTTCAGGCATTTCCTCCGACCTGGGACTTCATTTATAAAGACTTGCAAACAATCCAGAAATCCatcctaaaatttaaataaacacggTCAAAATTTACAACATTCGAatgcacaaaaatgcatttttaaaattcgAGTTAGTAAATTCAAGTGCAAATGCATCAACACCCACAAATATGTCTTTATGGTTCATATACATTGCATTTATTATGAGCTCTCTGAAAACATACGTGGACGCTTTCTGCAAAACATGCAGCAAGTTTTGTAAAGAAAAGCTTTCATAAATTAGAgcgatttatttttaaaaggcagTTAAAATGCTGCTCATTTTccaatataattttttgaatgcattttgtgattGCCTTTTAATCTTTACATTTTCATGAGACGTTGAGTAAACTGAATTACTGCTATACGAGtgccaagtgtaaatggaaaAATTTTAATCCAAATTAAAGGAAATGCATGAAGTGGCCGAGCATAAATAGGCCCTATAAAGCTTACTTACAGTAGTGAGCAATGGCATTGCTCTCAAACAGACAGAAGCCATCATCACCCTGGTAAGCAGGAACCTAAATAGAC
Encoded here:
- the eef1g gene encoding elongation factor 1-gamma, which gives rise to MAAGTLYTYPENWRAFKAQIAAQYSGARLKIASASPAFTFGQTNRSPAFLSNFPLGKVPAYQGDDGFCLFESNAIAHYLSNDALRGSTPQASAQVLQWVSFADSEIIPPASAWVFPTLGIMQFNKQATEQAKEEVKRVLAILNQHLNTRTFLVGERVSLADITVVCSLLWLYKQVLEPAFRQPYPNVSRWFLTCVNQPQFKAVLGEVKLCEKMAQFDAKKFAEMQPKKEAPAKKEKSGKEGGKQQQQPQQQEKKEKKKEEKKAAPAEEEMDECEAVLASEPKAKDPFAHLPKSSFVMDEFKRKYSNEDTLAVALPYFWDHFDREGFSIWYAEYRFPEELTMSFMSCNLITGMFQRLDKLRKNAFASVILFGTNNDSCISGIWVFRGQELAFTLSEDWQIDYESYTWRKLDVDSEECKTMVKEYFAWEGEFKHVGKPFNQGKIFK